GGTGACCAGTTCGACGACATCACGTCTATGATGGAGCGTGTGGTCGTCGAATACGGCGGTGAGGATCCGGACCTTTCCGTGACGCACCTTGAGACGGAGACTGATTTTCAGGGTATCGTCGAGCACTTCCGTGAACCGATTGCCCAGATACAGGATGAGGGGGGTACGGCGGCGGTTGACGTCACTCCCGGTCGAAAGTTCATGTCGGCGATCGCGTTTCAGGCAGGGATTCAGTTCGAGGCCGACCACGTCTTCTATCTCTACGTCTCGAACAACCGCTTCTACGGCCGATTGTACCCCGATGTCCCCAGACCAGTTGTCGAACTCGTCGACTTCCAGGAGGTCTTCTA
This region of Haloplanus salinus genomic DNA includes:
- a CDS encoding CRISPR-associated ring nuclease, encoding MSTNLEAVINPLIAACEEGFLPDELYVLDNPGVGDQFDDITSMMERVVVEYGGEDPDLSVTHLETETDFQGIVEHFREPIAQIQDEGGTAAVDVTPGRKFMSAIAFQAGIQFEADHVFYLYVSNNRFYGRLYPDVPRPVVELVDFQEVF